The Candidatus Eremiobacterota bacterium genome has a segment encoding these proteins:
- a CDS encoding SDR family oxidoreductase, translating into MENIFSVSGKVALITGGRRGLGKAMALGLARAGALVAVAARSDNPGDLEREIGDAGGRLFYLPADLLKPDERMGLVDRVAAHYGRLDILVNNAGLQHRAPALDYPLAQWHDDFELMLTAVLDLSQQAAKVMIPRGGGKIIHIASISSFQGARQIVGYAAAKHALVGLTKCLANEWASSHINVNAIAPGLFVTEMASHVSSDPKKSAELLGRIPSGRFGEPEDMIGPVIFLASDASRHVHGHVLLVDGGWMGR; encoded by the coding sequence ATGGAGAATATTTTCAGTGTTTCCGGGAAAGTTGCTCTCATCACGGGAGGGAGGCGTGGCCTCGGGAAAGCCATGGCCCTGGGCCTTGCCCGGGCAGGGGCTTTGGTTGCCGTCGCTGCCCGGAGTGACAATCCAGGCGATCTGGAGAGGGAAATCGGCGATGCCGGGGGCAGGCTCTTTTACCTCCCGGCAGATCTGCTCAAGCCCGATGAGCGCATGGGCCTTGTTGACCGCGTGGCTGCCCATTACGGACGCCTGGACATCCTGGTGAACAACGCGGGCCTGCAGCACCGCGCCCCGGCACTTGATTACCCGCTTGCCCAGTGGCATGATGATTTTGAGCTAATGCTCACGGCAGTGCTTGACCTGTCGCAGCAGGCGGCAAAGGTCATGATACCCCGGGGTGGCGGCAAGATAATCCATATTGCCTCCATAAGCAGCTTCCAGGGGGCGCGGCAGATCGTGGGATATGCCGCGGCGAAGCACGCCCTTGTGGGCCTCACCAAGTGCCTTGCCAATGAGTGGGCATCTTCTCACATAAACGTGAATGCCATCGCGCCGGGCCTCTTTGTTACCGAAATGGCCTCCCACGTAAGCAGCGACCCTAAAAAATCAGCGGAGCTTCTTGGAAGGATACCATCCGGCAGGTTCGGCGAGCCTGAGGACATGATCGGCCCCGTGATATTCCTCGCAAGCGACGCGAGCAGGCATGTCCATGGCCACGTGCTCCTTGTCGATGGCGGATGGATGGGACGGTAA
- a CDS encoding radical SAM/SPASM domain-containing protein, whose translation MDTSKEARKIQAKDLRCRERQPLEEVIPLPAPFVVYVEPANLCNFKCIFCPTGDSELIKKVGRPSGVMSMELFSRIVENLKEFGVKLKLLSLYKDGEPLVNRHFPLMVHMAKEAAIAEKIWTKTNGALLNPALNEEIIDAGLDMICISVEAVTAEGYRKVSGVDIDYDAFRENIRDLYRRRGKCELYIKILDYGLSEEELDKFYSDFKGIGDFVGVEKPMGWSYSSIKDFTLGTNPDTYDGLPFTPKEVCAYPFYVLAINFNGTVSLCGNDWSHSTVVGDVTRESLREIWHGRRLFRFRKMMLEGRRHENRACGDCYYLKIVPDNIDDHRAMILEKLEKARREE comes from the coding sequence ATGGATACCTCAAAGGAAGCAAGAAAGATCCAGGCAAAGGACCTGCGCTGCAGGGAGCGGCAGCCTCTCGAGGAGGTCATCCCGCTTCCGGCCCCTTTCGTGGTCTATGTCGAGCCCGCCAATCTCTGCAATTTCAAATGCATCTTCTGCCCCACGGGCGATAGCGAGCTGATAAAGAAAGTCGGGCGTCCCAGCGGTGTGATGTCCATGGAGCTCTTCAGCCGCATCGTGGAGAACCTGAAGGAGTTCGGCGTGAAACTGAAGCTCCTGAGCCTCTACAAGGACGGCGAGCCGCTGGTGAACAGGCATTTTCCCCTGATGGTGCACATGGCGAAAGAGGCAGCCATTGCGGAAAAAATCTGGACCAAGACCAACGGCGCCCTGCTGAACCCCGCCCTCAACGAGGAGATCATCGATGCCGGCCTTGACATGATCTGCATCTCCGTAGAGGCCGTCACCGCCGAGGGCTACAGGAAGGTCTCAGGAGTCGATATTGATTACGATGCCTTCCGTGAGAACATAAGGGATCTTTACCGGCGCCGCGGGAAATGCGAATTGTATATCAAGATTCTTGATTACGGCCTGTCAGAAGAAGAGCTTGACAAATTTTATTCCGATTTTAAGGGAATAGGCGATTTCGTGGGCGTGGAAAAGCCCATGGGCTGGTCATATTCCAGCATCAAGGACTTTACTCTGGGCACCAATCCCGACACGTACGACGGCCTTCCCTTCACCCCCAAGGAAGTCTGCGCTTACCCATTCTACGTGCTGGCCATCAATTTCAACGGCACCGTCTCCCTCTGCGGCAATGACTGGTCCCACAGCACCGTCGTGGGCGACGTCACCAGGGAGTCCCTCAGGGAGATCTGGCACGGCAGGCGCCTCTTCAGGTTCCGCAAGATGATGCTTGAAGGGAGAAGGCATGAGAACCGCGCATGCGGCGACTGCTATTACCTCAAGATAGTGCCTGACAACATCGATGATCACCGCGCCATGATCCTGGAAAAGCTCGAAAAAGCAAGAAGGGAAGAGTAG
- a CDS encoding N-acetylneuraminate synthase family protein encodes MNRDIFEDLFVLEMANNHLGKVDRGLRIIMEHSQMVRFNNVRGAIKLQIRDVDAFIHKDFRDRTDIRYIKKTLDTRLTKDEYAVLVDSIRKSSCTPMATPFDEKSVDLCTELGIPILKVASSDINDWPLIEKIARTKKPVIASTGGTSLKDLDDLVSFFENRHVPLAINHCVSLYPTEDRDLELNQIDFLLNRYPHHTIGFSTHEFSDWTSSMMIAYAKGARTFERHIDVEFDGVKMSPYCSSAEQIDVWFKAYHKAREMCGGSPTTRVVNSDKEISYLNALVRGVYAKKDMPEGYVILYENMEEDVYLAIPLQKGQISCRELMSGEILLKPCAKDQPIMIDMIDSPYASTPSLKSIIYNRGI; translated from the coding sequence ATGAACAGAGACATTTTCGAAGATCTCTTCGTGCTCGAGATGGCAAACAACCACCTGGGCAAGGTTGACAGGGGCCTGAGAATCATCATGGAGCACTCCCAGATGGTGCGCTTCAACAACGTGAGGGGGGCGATAAAGCTCCAGATAAGAGATGTTGACGCCTTCATCCACAAGGATTTCCGTGACAGGACCGACATCCGCTACATCAAGAAGACCCTTGACACAAGGCTCACCAAGGATGAATATGCCGTCCTCGTTGACTCCATAAGGAAAAGCAGCTGCACTCCCATGGCCACGCCCTTCGATGAAAAATCTGTGGACCTGTGCACCGAGCTGGGCATCCCCATCCTGAAAGTCGCCAGCTCCGACATCAATGACTGGCCCCTCATAGAAAAAATCGCCAGGACCAAGAAGCCTGTCATTGCCTCCACAGGCGGCACCTCTCTGAAGGACCTTGATGACCTCGTGTCATTCTTCGAGAACAGGCACGTCCCCCTGGCCATAAACCACTGTGTCTCACTTTATCCCACCGAGGACCGCGACCTGGAGCTCAACCAGATAGATTTTCTTCTGAACCGCTATCCCCACCACACGATTGGTTTTTCGACCCATGAATTCTCTGACTGGACCTCTTCCATGATGATAGCCTATGCAAAAGGAGCCAGGACCTTTGAGAGGCACATTGATGTGGAATTTGACGGTGTAAAGATGTCGCCGTACTGCTCCAGCGCCGAGCAGATAGATGTGTGGTTCAAGGCGTACCACAAGGCCAGGGAGATGTGCGGCGGGAGCCCCACCACGAGAGTCGTCAACTCCGACAAGGAAATCTCCTACCTGAACGCCCTGGTGAGAGGCGTCTATGCGAAGAAGGACATGCCCGAAGGCTATGTGATACTTTACGAAAACATGGAAGAGGACGTCTACCTTGCGATCCCCCTGCAGAAAGGTCAGATCTCATGCAGGGAGCTGATGTCGGGAGAGATCCTGCTGAAGCCATGCGCCAAGGATCAGCCCATCATGATTGACATGATAGACAGCCCTTACGCGAGCACACCTTCACTGAAATCGATTATTTATAACAGGGGGATTTGA
- a CDS encoding thiamine pyrophosphate-binding protein → MIKVSDFIVKRLTEHGVRHVFMVSGGGAMHLNDSVGRSSDIEYICNHHEQACAIAAEGYARVSGRIGVVVVTSGPGGTNALTGVIGQWLDSVPALYLSGQVKRETTLASCREIGLRQLGDQEINIIDMVRPVTKFAAMVMEPQQIRYLLDKAIAVAMAGRPGPVWLDIPLDVQGALVDEESLEEYDPAEAVPPADEAAIKEKLREVLEALRASRRPVLLAGNGIRIAGAQKILHEVIEALKIPVVVSFNGNDLVAADNPYFAGKVGTIGDRPGNFALQNSDLLLSVGSRNNIRQVSYNWKSYARAAKKVIVDIDGAELRKPTVIPDIAVLCDAGIFLSGLLDAARQEALPDYRAWVEWCSLRKKKYPVVNDALERPDSPVDPYYFIKTLTKCMPEDSVMVTANGTASLVGFQASAVKKGQRTIWNSGCTSMGYDLPAAIGASIALGRGEVVCLAGDGSIQMNIQELETISHYGLPVKIFVLNNSGYISIKQTQDAFFAGHYVACRPSCGVTCPDMTKIASSYGIKSMVLDRHSTMPEKIREVLGYGGPCICVVELPEDYLFSPKLSSEKKPDGRIVSKPLEDMYPFLPRDEFRENMLIPLQDE, encoded by the coding sequence ATGATAAAGGTCTCTGACTTCATAGTAAAGCGCCTCACGGAGCATGGGGTGCGTCATGTTTTCATGGTTTCAGGCGGCGGGGCCATGCACCTGAACGATTCGGTTGGCAGGAGCAGCGATATTGAGTATATCTGCAACCACCACGAGCAGGCCTGCGCGATTGCCGCCGAAGGATACGCGAGGGTATCGGGCAGGATTGGCGTGGTAGTGGTGACGAGCGGGCCCGGGGGGACCAATGCCCTCACGGGGGTGATTGGCCAGTGGCTTGACTCGGTGCCGGCCCTCTACCTTTCCGGCCAGGTGAAGCGGGAGACCACCCTGGCCTCCTGCAGGGAGATCGGGTTGCGCCAGCTGGGAGACCAGGAGATAAACATCATTGATATGGTGAGGCCCGTCACCAAGTTCGCCGCCATGGTCATGGAGCCGCAGCAGATAAGGTACCTCCTCGACAAGGCCATTGCTGTCGCCATGGCCGGCCGCCCGGGACCCGTATGGCTCGATATCCCCCTTGATGTCCAGGGAGCCCTCGTTGACGAGGAGTCCCTTGAGGAATATGATCCGGCGGAAGCCGTCCCCCCGGCTGATGAGGCTGCCATAAAAGAAAAGCTCCGTGAGGTTCTTGAAGCCCTGCGGGCATCTCGGCGGCCTGTTCTTCTCGCGGGAAACGGGATCCGCATCGCAGGCGCCCAGAAGATCCTCCATGAGGTGATTGAGGCCCTTAAGATTCCCGTGGTGGTCTCCTTTAACGGGAACGACCTTGTTGCTGCCGATAACCCTTATTTTGCAGGAAAAGTGGGGACCATAGGGGACAGGCCCGGCAACTTCGCCCTCCAGAACTCGGACCTCCTCCTCTCGGTGGGCTCGAGAAACAATATAAGGCAGGTGAGCTATAACTGGAAGTCGTACGCGAGGGCCGCGAAAAAGGTCATTGTGGACATCGACGGGGCTGAGCTCAGAAAGCCCACGGTAATCCCAGACATTGCCGTCCTCTGTGACGCGGGGATATTCCTGTCAGGCCTCCTGGATGCAGCCAGACAGGAGGCATTGCCTGATTACAGGGCCTGGGTGGAATGGTGCAGCCTGAGAAAGAAGAAGTATCCTGTGGTGAATGATGCTCTCGAGAGGCCCGACTCCCCCGTCGATCCTTACTATTTCATTAAAACCCTTACGAAGTGCATGCCTGAAGACTCCGTGATGGTCACGGCCAACGGCACGGCAAGCCTTGTCGGCTTCCAGGCTAGCGCCGTTAAGAAGGGGCAGAGGACCATATGGAACTCGGGCTGCACCTCCATGGGATACGATCTCCCCGCGGCAATCGGCGCTTCCATTGCTCTTGGCAGGGGCGAAGTGGTGTGCCTTGCCGGAGACGGGAGCATCCAGATGAACATCCAGGAACTCGAGACCATCTCCCACTATGGGCTCCCGGTGAAGATTTTCGTCCTCAACAACAGTGGTTATATCTCCATCAAGCAGACCCAGGATGCTTTTTTCGCGGGCCACTATGTTGCATGCAGGCCTTCCTGCGGTGTCACATGCCCCGATATGACAAAGATTGCCTCTTCTTACGGGATAAAGTCCATGGTCCTGGACCGCCATTCCACCATGCCGGAAAAAATAAGGGAGGTCCTGGGATACGGGGGGCCCTGTATCTGTGTCGTCGAGCTGCCTGAAGATTATCTCTTCAGCCCCAAGCTCTCGTCGGAAAAGAAGCCCGATGGAAGAATCGTCTCAAAGCCCCTTGAGGATATGTACCC